A section of the Salmo trutta chromosome 4, fSalTru1.1, whole genome shotgun sequence genome encodes:
- the LOC115192014 gene encoding spermine oxidase yields the protein MQSCEISSDSTDDPLSRDLRTRRQPRIVVIGAGLAGLAATKSLLESGFTDVTVLEASDRVGGRVQSIQHGQTTLELGATWIHGANGNPVYHLAEDNGLLEHTTDGERSVGRISLYTKNGVAHYQTNSGTRIPKDLVEEFSDLYNEVYELTQEFFQNGKPVCAESQNSVGVFTRDVVRKKITLDPDDSESTKRLKLSMLQQYLKVESCESSSPSMDEVSLSEFGEWTEIPGAHHVIPGGFMKIVDLLAQDIPSRMMRLGKPVRRVHWNYSAQQQEEIAHGDNNNRHDNGDHNDDQRCHGEPNPNPGHAYPISVECEDLESLPADHVIVTASLGVLKNRHEALFSPSLPEDKVLAIEKLGISTTDKIFLEFSDPFWSPECNSIQFVWEDEAQLEQPVYPEELWYRKICSFDVLYPPERYGHMLSGWICGQEALLMERCDDETVAETCTKLLRRFTGNPNIPKPRRILRSSWGSNPYIRGSYSFTRVGSSGGDVEKLAMPLPYTKSTKAPPLQVLFAGEATHRKYYSTTHGALLSGQREATRLTELYQDLHKETTKPNM from the exons ATGCAAAGTTGTGAAATATCTTCAGACAGCACTGATGACCCCCTTAGTAGAGACCTACGCACTCGTCGACAGCCTCGAATAGTAGTGATCGGCGCGGGCTTGGCCGGTCTCGCAGCTACCAAGAGCCTCCTGGAAAGCGGCTTCACGGATGTCACAGTCCTAGAGGCGTCAGACCGCGTCGGAGGGAGAGTTCAAAGCATTCAGCACG GACAAACGACTTTGGAGCTCGGAGCCACCTGGATCCATGGTGCTAACGGGAACCCGGTGTACCACCTGGCGGAGGACAACGGGCTGCTGGAGCACACCACGGACGGCGAGCGCAGCGTGGGCCGCATCAGCCTGTACACCAAGAACGGCGTGGCCCACTACCAGACCAACAGTGGTACCAGGATCCCCAAGGACCTGGTCGAGGAGTTCAGTGACCTCTACaatgag gtaTACGAGCTGACTCAGGAGTTTTTCCAGAATGGGAAGCCTGTGTGTGCTGAAAGCCAGAACAGCGTTGGGGTGTTCACGAGGGACGTGGTGCGGAAGAAGATCACGCTGGACCCTGACGACTCGGAGAGCACCAAGAGACTCAAGCTGTCCATGCTCCAGCAGTacctcaag GTGGAGAGTTGTGAGAGCTCGTCCCCCAGCATGGACGAGGTCTCGCTGAGTGAGTTCGGCGAGTGGACGGAGATCCCAGGGGCCCACCACGTCATCCCGGGAGGCTTCATGAAGATCGTGGACCTCTTGGCGCAGGACATTCCGTCCCGCATGATGCGCCTGGGGAAACCCGTCCGCCGCGTCCACTGGAACTACTCCGCCCAGCAACAGGAGGAGATCGCTCACGGCGACAACAACAATCGGCACGACAACGGCGACCATAACGACGACCAACGTTGCCATGGTGAGCCCAACCCTAATCCGGGTCACGCGTACCCCATCAGCGTAGAGTGCGAGGACCTCGAGTCGCTCCCAGCCGACCACGTGATCGTAACCGCCTCACTCGGCGTCCTCAAGAACCGCCATGAGGCGCTCTTCTCACCCTCGTTACCTGAGGACAAAGTCCTCGCCATCGAGAAGCTCGGCATCAGCACCACTGACAAGATTTTCCTGGAGTTCTCTGATCCCTTTTGGAGCCCCGAGTGCAACAGCATCCAGTTTGTGTGGGAGGACGAGGCGCAGCTGGAGCAGCCGGTCTACCCCGAGGAGCTGTGGTACCGTAAGATCTGCTCATTTGACGTGCTGTACCCGCCCGAGCGCTACGGCCACATGCTGAGCGGCTGGATCTGTGGCCAGGAGGCACTGCTCATGGAGCGCTGCGACGACGAGACGGTGGCCGAGACCTGCACCAAGCTGCTGCGACGCTTCACAG GGAACCCCAACATTCCTAAGCCGAGGCGGATCCTGCGCTCATCGTGGGGCAGTAACCCTTACATCCGGGGCTCCTACTCCTTCACCCGGGTGGGCTCCAGTGGGGGTGACGTGGAGAAGCTAGCCATGCCCCTGCCTTACACCAAGAGCACCAAAGCTCCG CCTCTACAGGTGTTATTCGCCGGGGAAGCCACCCACCGGAAATACTATTCCACTACCCATGGTGCATTGCTGTCGGGACAGAGAGAGGCCACTCGTCTTACAGAGCTGTACCAGGACTTGCACAAAGAAACCACAAAGCCTAACATGTAA